Part of the Xylanivirga thermophila genome is shown below.
AAGAGGACCAGGCATATATTGATTGCATATATGACAACGGTAAAAAGTCCAAGAATATCAGTATGCAGACCAATGTAATGGTGTATTTGTGTGACTGTGTTGAAGGAGAGAGGCGGGAGAAACTTGAAGGATATTTAGTCAACCCTCCTAGTGGATTTGTTCGTATAGGAAGTCCTTTTATGTATTTCTTTTATTTTGAAGCACTTATGAAAATAAAAGATATTAGCGGGATGCTAAATGAGATACGCGATAGATGGAGTGGTATGCTAAAGGAAGGGGCAACGACATGCTGGGAGACATTCCCTGGGTTTCATGAGAAATATCTAACCAGGAGTCATTGTCATGGATGGTCTGCTGCGCCCGGGTATTTTCTCGGGGCCTATATTTTAGGTATACGTCCGTTGAAGGCTGGATTTGAGGAGGTTTTAATTGATCCTGTTCCATGTGATCTAAAATGGGCTAGGGGTTCTGTTCCCACTCCTAAGGGAAGGATTGATATCTGGTGGGAAAATCATGATGGTATCTTAAGGGTTAAAATTCATGGGCCTAAGGAGATTAAGTACATATCTCAAGAAGGTATAGAAATGGTTTTTATTTGACAAAAGGAAAACAAAAGGGATCATTTTATCATAAAATGATCCCTTTCTATTTACATCTCAGCAAAAATATACTACAATCATAGTAACATATTTTACTGTATGAGTAACAAATGATACTAAAGCAATATTAAGGGGGCTATTATGTATGCAAATTACCGTGGACGATATACAAAAGTTCGGTATAAATGATTTTCTAGGTAAGGATTTTGAATGCAAATGTGGGAAAATACATAGTGTTAAATTAGACAATTTAATAATAGAAGAGGGAGCGATAGAAAAGCTGCCTATGGTTTTAAAGAATTTTGGGTATAAAAATGTGTTTTTAGTAGCTGATAATAATACCTACGATGCAGCGGGAAGGGAAGTAGAAAAGATACTTATATCGGCTGGTTTTTCTATTGAAAAGCTGATATATGAAAGGGCATATGAATTAGTTCCGGACGAGGTGGCTATAGGTGAATTCTTAGTTAGCTACAATAAAAAAATGGAAGTAATATTAACGGTGGGTTCAGGTGTGTTAAATGATATATCCAAATATATGAGCTTTATGCTAGATATCCCCTCTATAGTAGTGGCTACAGCTCCTTCTATGGATGGATATGCTTCTAGCATTTCGGCGCTTATGCTTAAAGATACGAAAATATCTGTTCAGTCTACTCCACCAAAGGCTATAATAGGAGACATAGATATATTGAGGAAGGCCCCTATGGATATGATACTGGCAGGTTTTGGCGATATGTTAGGAAAATATTCTGCACTTAGAGATTGGAAATTAGCGAATATAGTGATTGGAGAATACTATTGTGATGTAGTAAAAAATATGATAGAGCTATCTGTGAATCGATGTGCAGCAGAGGTTAATTTACTTGCTAAAAGAGATGGGGACGCAGTAGGACATTTAATGGAAGGCTTGATGATAGTAGGCATAGCAATGAGCTTTGTTGGAAATTCCAGACCGGCTTCAGGGGCAGAGCATCATATGTCCCATTTTTGGGAATTGAGTTTCCTTATGGAGGGCAGAAAAGCCATCCCCCATGGTATTAAGGTAGGTATAGCCACTTTTATAATCAATAATATAGCAAATAAGTTTATAGAGATGGATATAGATTTTGAAAATATAGGGGATGATCTTAAAATACTCGATAGAGATAAGTGGAAAAATGAGATTAATAGGGTATATAAAAAGGCGGCTCCAGAAATTTTAAGCTTAAATGATGGGAACATAGACGATATGGTGGAAGATCGGAAGTCTAGGCAGATGGTAATAAGGGACAACTGGGAAGATATAGTTCATGTTATACGGGAGTTTCCAGATGCAGATAAGATACAAATGCTTTTAAAAAGAGCAGGTATACCTATAAGGCCACAGGATGTAGGAATCGATAGGGAAATGGTGCAAGATGCTATTCTGTATGCAAAGGAATTAAGACAAAAATATACCATATTACAGCTGCTAGGTGATATGGGATTGCTTAAGTATTTTGCATATATGGATGGGCTTTATTAAAGTTTATAATAAAGAGGGGAGATATTATATGTCTATAAAACTAGAGAATGGGGAGATAGTACGCTGGCAAGCCCATCAGAGTACATGCACTGAGGTACCGGAGAATACCATGGCTGCTTTTAAATATATATGGAAAATAGGTGGAATACCTGAGGCAGATATTCGTACTACTGGGGATGGTATTATAATATGTCTCCATGATAAAAATTTAGCCCGTACAGGATATAATATACCGGAAGAATATAGAAACGTCCCTGCATCATCACTTACATATAAAGAGGTAAGTATGTGGGATGTTGGTAGAAAATATGGTGAAGATTATACTGGCGAGAGGGTGCCAGCCCTAGAGGATATATTCAAGTTTATGAAAGACCATGAAGACCGGCTTTTGTATCTGGATTTTAAAGATGTAGATTTAGAAAAGTTGGCCATGCTTATAGACTTATATGGTATTAATAATAGAATAATATTTGCCCATAATAATCAGCAAAATTGCATAGCCGTAAAGAATATGATAAGCAATATAAGGACTATGCTTTGGATAGGCGGGAGTGAGGAATCTATAAAAGAGAAATTTGACAATGCATTGGCTACTCGATTTGAGGGATTGGATCAGGTCCAACTGCATCTAAATGATAAAAAGGAGAAAACTGCCGATTGGAGATATGATATAGAGGCCTCCTACTTAGAGTATTGCTATAATATAACTGATAAATATGGTGTTGATCTTGAGGTATTACCATATGAGTTTGAGAAGGGGGATATACAAAAGCTTTTAAATATTGGCATTAGATGGTTTGCAGTAGACTATCCTAAAAGATTTATAAGCTATATAATAGGAGCAAATGAATAGTATTGGAAGTGGTAAAGTTTATGGAGAATGTTAACAAGATAGATCTATTAGTAAGGGTAGCAAAGTTATATTATGAACATAATTATAGTCAGCAGATGATAGCAGAAGAATTGGGCTTTTCCAGACCATATATTTCAAAACTTATAAACGAGGCAAGGGAAGTTGGCATAGTTGAAGTCAAGATAAATGATCCTAAAGGTGCAGAGACAAAATTAGAGCGTGAGACGAGGGAAAAATTTGGCTTGAAGAAGGTTATTGTAATTCCCCGCTATGGCAATTCTAATGCTAATTTATTGGAGAAGCTTTCGATGGCCACATCAAACTATTTAAACACGATCATTCAAGATGGAGATATAATTGGAGTGAGCTGGGGGGCTACACTATATTCATGTTCTTTAAATTTACATCCCATAGAGGAAGTAGATAATATTTCTGTTGTACAGCTGTGTGGAGCGGTAAGTATGACAGAGAAGAATATATATGCTACAGAAATTCCTAAGAACTTTGCCATTGCATATGGAGGTACCCCCTATTTTCTGCCCTTACCTGCAGTTGTAGATAATGTTGAGGCCAAAGAGGCAATTGTAAAGGATAAAAATATAGATTCTGTACTTAAGTTAGGGCAGAGATCAAATATTGCAATCTTTTCAATAGGACCCTTTGGGCATAATAGTACCCTTCCCAGGGCCGGTTATATAACTCCAGAAGAGGTGGATAGGTTATTGGCTAAAGGGGCAGTGGGTGATATGTTTTCTAGGGTTATAGATATAAATGGTAATATATGTGATCGTGATATTGACGAAAGAACCATAGGCATAGAACTACAGGATATTGTTAAAAAGGAATATAGGATTGGAGTGGCAGGTGGAGTTAGAAAAGCAAGGAGCATATATGCAATGCTAATAGGTGGATATCCAAATGTGCTAATAACGGATGAAGAGACCTGTCTGGAAGTTCTAAAGATATATGAATTTAATAACATATAAGTTTATATGAATAATTAATAGACAGGAGGAAGTTTATAATGAACACAGATATACCAAGGCCAGAATATCCAAGGCCGGATTTTGAGAGGGAACAATGGTTAAATCTAAACGGGCAATGGGGTTTTGAATTTGATGATCATAACATTGGTGAGCAGGAAAAATGGTATATTGGAAAGGATTTTAGTCACAAGATAACAGTACCATTTTGCTACCAAAGCCATTTAAGTGGTATATATGACCAAGGATTTCATACAAATCTTTGGTACAAAAGGGAATTTATAATACCAGATAGTTTTAAGGGAAGAAGGATTTTTTTAAACTTTGGAGCTGTTGATTATAGGGCGAAGGTATGGGTTAATGGTCAATTTGTATGTAAGCATACAGGAGGGCATGTACCATTCAAAACAGATATTAGTAAATTTATAAATGAAGGTAAAAATGTCATTGTGGTGAAGGCAGAGGATCCATACGAATGTATACAGCCTAGGGGAAAACAGTATTGGAAGGAAAAACCTGATAGGTGCTGGTACACACCAACCTCTGGTATTTGGCAGACAGTATGGTTAGAGACTACAGGTGATGTATCAATAGATGAAATCAGAATGACACCGGATATAGACAAAAAGCAGCTCATGATACAGGGAGTTCTTGATAGCTTTTCAGAGCCAATGATGCTCAAAATTAAGGTGTTATATAAGGGTAATATGGTAAATAAGCTAAAGGTAAGCCTTCTCGACAGAATTTTTAAAGTTACTTTAGATGTAAAAGAAGAGGATTATATAGATGAAGTACATTACTGGACTCCTGAATCCCCCAATCTATATGATATAGAGTTTGAGTTATTAAAAGAAGATATGGTTGTTGATAGGGTGAAGAGTTACTTTGGGATGCGAAAAATCTCTGTAAAGGATGATATTATTCTATTAAACAACAGACCATATTATCAGAGGTTAATTTTAGATCAGGGATATTGGCCTGAAAGTCTTTTAACTCCTCCTAGTGATGATGCTATAAGATATGATATTGAAATGATAAAAAAAATGGGTTTCAATGGAGCAAGAAAGCATCAAAAAATTGAGGATCCTAGATATTATTATTGGGCTGATCGTTTAGGCATATTGGTTTGGGGAGAGATGCCAAGTGCCTATCAATTTAATAATCTAGAGATAGATAATATTATGCGGGAGTGGAGTGCATTTATAGGCCGAGATTATAATCATCCTTCGATAGTTGTTTGGGTTCCATTGAATGAATCATGGGGCGTGAGAAATATCTTCATAGATAAAAATCAGCAAAATTTTGCAAGATCATTATATTATCTCACAAAGGCGTTGGATGGCACACGATTGGTAAGCACCAATGATGGATGGGAACAGATAGATGGAGATATTTGTGCTATTCATGACTATAGAGCATGGGGAGATGATTTTAAACAGAAATATGGGGATAAGGAGTCTATACTATCTGGTACGGCTAATGGCGGGAGAATGGTTTATTGCCAGGGTGAGCGTTATGAGGGGCAACCCATAATGATAACGGAATATGGTGGTATAGCATTTGATAGTGAAAATGAAGAAAATTGGGGCTATAATGGGACGGTAAAGGATGAGGAAGGCTTTATAGAACGATACTCAAGCATTACCTCTG
Proteins encoded:
- a CDS encoding sn-glycerol-1-phosphate dehydrogenase; this encodes MQITVDDIQKFGINDFLGKDFECKCGKIHSVKLDNLIIEEGAIEKLPMVLKNFGYKNVFLVADNNTYDAAGREVEKILISAGFSIEKLIYERAYELVPDEVAIGEFLVSYNKKMEVILTVGSGVLNDISKYMSFMLDIPSIVVATAPSMDGYASSISALMLKDTKISVQSTPPKAIIGDIDILRKAPMDMILAGFGDMLGKYSALRDWKLANIVIGEYYCDVVKNMIELSVNRCAAEVNLLAKRDGDAVGHLMEGLMIVGIAMSFVGNSRPASGAEHHMSHFWELSFLMEGRKAIPHGIKVGIATFIINNIANKFIEMDIDFENIGDDLKILDRDKWKNEINRVYKKAAPEILSLNDGNIDDMVEDRKSRQMVIRDNWEDIVHVIREFPDADKIQMLLKRAGIPIRPQDVGIDREMVQDAILYAKELRQKYTILQLLGDMGLLKYFAYMDGLY
- a CDS encoding glycerophosphodiester phosphodiesterase; this encodes MSIKLENGEIVRWQAHQSTCTEVPENTMAAFKYIWKIGGIPEADIRTTGDGIIICLHDKNLARTGYNIPEEYRNVPASSLTYKEVSMWDVGRKYGEDYTGERVPALEDIFKFMKDHEDRLLYLDFKDVDLEKLAMLIDLYGINNRIIFAHNNQQNCIAVKNMISNIRTMLWIGGSEESIKEKFDNALATRFEGLDQVQLHLNDKKEKTADWRYDIEASYLEYCYNITDKYGVDLEVLPYEFEKGDIQKLLNIGIRWFAVDYPKRFISYIIGANE
- a CDS encoding sugar-binding transcriptional regulator, with product MENVNKIDLLVRVAKLYYEHNYSQQMIAEELGFSRPYISKLINEAREVGIVEVKINDPKGAETKLERETREKFGLKKVIVIPRYGNSNANLLEKLSMATSNYLNTIIQDGDIIGVSWGATLYSCSLNLHPIEEVDNISVVQLCGAVSMTEKNIYATEIPKNFAIAYGGTPYFLPLPAVVDNVEAKEAIVKDKNIDSVLKLGQRSNIAIFSIGPFGHNSTLPRAGYITPEEVDRLLAKGAVGDMFSRVIDINGNICDRDIDERTIGIELQDIVKKEYRIGVAGGVRKARSIYAMLIGGYPNVLITDEETCLEVLKIYEFNNI
- a CDS encoding glycoside hydrolase family 2 protein, translated to MNTDIPRPEYPRPDFEREQWLNLNGQWGFEFDDHNIGEQEKWYIGKDFSHKITVPFCYQSHLSGIYDQGFHTNLWYKREFIIPDSFKGRRIFLNFGAVDYRAKVWVNGQFVCKHTGGHVPFKTDISKFINEGKNVIVVKAEDPYECIQPRGKQYWKEKPDRCWYTPTSGIWQTVWLETTGDVSIDEIRMTPDIDKKQLMIQGVLDSFSEPMMLKIKVLYKGNMVNKLKVSLLDRIFKVTLDVKEEDYIDEVHYWTPESPNLYDIEFELLKEDMVVDRVKSYFGMRKISVKDDIILLNNRPYYQRLILDQGYWPESLLTPPSDDAIRYDIEMIKKMGFNGARKHQKIEDPRYYYWADRLGILVWGEMPSAYQFNNLEIDNIMREWSAFIGRDYNHPSIVVWVPLNESWGVRNIFIDKNQQNFARSLYYLTKALDGTRLVSTNDGWEQIDGDICAIHDYRAWGDDFKQKYGDKESILSGTANGGRMVYCQGERYEGQPIMITEYGGIAFDSENEENWGYNGTVKDEEGFIERYSSITSAIKDMHYIRGYCYTQLTDVMQEVNGLMTADRKPKVDVEKIAKINLSR